The Rhopalosiphum maidis isolate BTI-1 chromosome 1, ASM367621v3, whole genome shotgun sequence genome has a segment encoding these proteins:
- the LOC113560470 gene encoding uncharacterized protein LOC113560470 has product MTSKLSFSSPFIEKFVLLVKANPVLYNVLDANYKNISLRNSIWKDISLEIEKSVDETKKMWENIRDLYSKIIARKLETGTSFNKKKIWILTYRLSFLDQDECGLNLNSNLTITEMHNPCTFHKEKGIVELLNKTEDDWPIESIIKNCHISKFNQNDKNLFENSNKPRTLNQKTQIKNKQFSTEEVNQIDDMDLFFENVSLKAKQFSSTGRIEAKMKICALMNELEEKYLIREPPLRPQLIKPIYLFTNIHIPTAQNNYSSSSSIQSCTSTLPSLHSDSESFCCESSDDSSFTT; this is encoded by the exons ATGACTTCAAAGTTGAGTTTTTCTTCGCCtttcattgaaaaattcgTGCTTCTTGTTAAGGCTAATCCGGTTTTGTACAATGTATTAGATgccaattacaaaaatatttctttgagAAATAGTATATGGAAAGATATATCACTTGAGATTGAAAAATccg ttgatgaaaccaaaaaaatgtgGGAAAATATTAGagatttatattcaaaaataattgcaaGAAAATTAGAAACAGGAACATCCTtcaacaagaaaaaaatttggatATTAACGTATCGTCTTAGTTTTTTAGACCAGGACGAATGTGGCTTaaa tttGAATTCCAATTTGACAATAACTGAAATGCATAACCCGTGCACTTTTCACAAAGAAAAAGGAATCGTTGAGTTGCTCAATAAAACTGAAGATGACTGGCCAAttgaatcaataattaaaaattgtcatatCTCTAAATTCAACcagaatgataaaaatttatttgaaaattcgaATAAACCAAGGACACTAAAtcaaaaaacacaaattaaaaataaacaattttcaacaGAGGAAGTAAACCAAATAGATGATATggatttgttttttgaaaatgtatcattaaaaGCTAAACAGTTTTCAAGCACTGGAAGAATTGAAGCGAAGATGAAAATATGTGCATTAATGAATGAATTGGAAGAGAAGTATTTAATTCGTGAACCACCTCTCCGTCCACAGCTGATTAAACCCATCTacctttttacaaatatacatattccAACAGCGCAAAACAATTACTCGTCTTCGTCATCTATTCAATCATGTACATCAACATTGCCTAGCTTACATTCAGATTCAGAATCTTTCTGCTGTGAATCCAGCGATGATTCAAGTTTTACcacttaa
- the LOC113560651 gene encoding ragulator complex protein LAMTOR3-A: MEDLRRYLYQTLTKVEGLYSILISDHDGVIILKAHANKSSEQNSNYKHSFLSEFNSASEQAGKLELGKNKTVICFYTNNQVVQLNCSRFLITFVASEKANTGNILGLEKVLEPLLKDLQAIQFP; the protein is encoded by the exons atgGAG gaTTTAAGAAGATATTTATACCAAACCTTAACTAAGGTTGAAGGTCTTTACTCAATTCTGATATCTGATCATGatggtgttattattttaaaag ccCATGCAAATAAATCATCtgaacaaaattcaaattacaaacattcatttttatcagAATTTAATTCTGCATCAGAACAAGCAGGGAAATTAGAacttggaaaaaataaaacagtgatttgtttttatacaaacaaccaa gtagtcCAGTTAAATTGTTCAAGATTCTTAATTACATTTGTGGCTTCTGAAAAAGCAAATACTGGTAATATATTAGGGCTAGAAAAAGTGTTGGAGCCATTACTGAAGGATTTACAAGCTATACAGTTTCCttga
- the LOC113560650 gene encoding protein zyg-11 homolog B-like codes for MYANPETLKDLCIDYVCDNIEKLYMAEQISETDLQPSEPEYMFIDRNVYLPMEVSEVLLTKLSVRNKLNDEILSLFSNKNVYLRNVILPKTKNLTTKGLRTLKKHKIKKLKVYGLDCTVNELVGSLGEWTTQNLESLCVSNSSFISDSYDLRFCVAVSLSKLKNLCSLDVSNTEFSTNNLIAVVEDLPLLESLDISNTKVDTLLPLGKKKNQLRKLSVYNLKEATMHLIAFSPLKSMTSLTHLDLSSEKYSHPFENFSCDTPWLQFLTDPDWLPNLVSLDISGSDNVGPRIMQDFLTTHKKLRFLGLMHMDDCGLAMFTVPTHPLYNPDLVVTGVVTQEQLLTGLKRYTKRPTYIQKCLYHLFKWTEKYNCPKVDIIQLILNVMNCLPDSFPVQMAATACLYNLTKSDLALNIHPSVLAKVVEATLDAMERFPNHNQLQKNTLLTLCSDRILQDVKMDKFRCAKLVLDSLHFFNDIVMNRMSVAICSILAAKISTSETSQLGSNPRYMAKLLSIVFEKLSTRTVDVTMKFTLSALWNLTDESPTTCKVFIDEGGLALYMNILNTFIDDSTVETKVLGLVNNIAEVPHLRNMLFSNDIIPTLRRLLRSEQIDVSYFAAGIIAHLACEPSWETFTVNSKAEVLEELRYAVKQWVPPEGEMVAYRSFQPFIGLLKSTKTPQVQLWAAWAILHVCTKNAKKYCAMLNKENGVDILQQIALDKTVDHEVCELCYGILDLMNEFRKVSNPVQQIDTF; via the exons ATGTATGCCAATCCTGAAACCCTTAAAGATTTGTGCATTGACTATGTCTGTGACAACATAGAAAAACTTTATATGGCTGAACAAATAAGTGAGACTGACTTACAGCCTTCTGAACCTGAGTATATGTTTATTGACAGAAATGTATACTTGCCAATGGAGGTGTCAGAGGTGTTGTTGACAAAACTTAGTGTACGGAATAAACTTAATGATGAAATATTATCACTAttcagtaataaaaatgtctatttgag GAATGTCATAttaccaaaaacaaaaaatttaaccaCAAAAGGACTAAGAACATTAaaaaagcataaaataaaaaaactaaaagtttATGGTTTGGACTGTACAGTAAACGAACTTGTTGGTTCATTAGGTGAATGGACAACACAGAATTTAGAATCATTATGTGTATCAAATAGTTCATTCATTAGTGATTCTTA tgATTTGAGATTTTGTGTTGCTGTctcattatcaaaattaaaaaaccttTGTTCACTTGATGTCAGTAATACTGAGTTTAGTACCAACAATTTAATTGCTGTAGTTGAAGATTTGCCTCTTTTGGAGTCATTAGATATTTCTAATACAAAAGTTGACACACTTTTACCATtgggaaagaaaaaaaaccaattaagAAAATTgagtgtatacaatttaaag gAAGCTACAATGCATTTGATTGCTTTCAGTCCACTTAAAAGTATGACATCGTTGACACATTTAGATTTATcatctgaaaaatattctcACCCATTTGAGAATTTTAGCTGTGATACACCTTGGTTACAATTTTTGACTGATCCCGATTGGTTACCCAATTTAGTTTCATTGGATATATCTG GAAGCGATAATGTTGGTCCAAGAATCATGCAAGATTTTTTAACTACTCATAAAAAACTAAGATTTTTAGGTTTAATGCATATGGATGATTGTGGTTTGGCCATGTTCACTGTTCCGACTCATCCATTATATAATCCAGACTTGGtg GTTACTGGTGTTGTGACACAAGAGCAATTATTGACTGGTTTAAAGCGTTACACAAAACGTCCGacatatattcaaaaatgtctTTACCATTTGTTTAAATGgactgaaaaatataactgCCCCAAAGTTGACATTAttcaa ttaattttaaatgtgatgAACTGTCTTCCTGACAGTTTCCCAGTACAAATGGCAGCAACTGCTtgtctttataatttaaccaaGAGTGATCTAGCCTTAAACATACATCCTAGTGTTTTGGCTAAAGTAGTAGAAGCAACATTAGATGCCATGGAACGTTTTCCCAATCATAATCAGTTACAGAAAAATACACTATTGACATTATGTAGTGATCGTATACTTCAA GATGTGAAAATGGATAAGTTCAGATGTGCAAAATTAGTCTTggattcattacattttttcaatgatattgTCATGAACCGTATGAGTGTTGCAATCTGCAGTATATTAG ctgcAAAAATTTCTACGTCTGAAACCTCTCAATTAGGATCTAACCCAAGATATATGGCCAAATTGTTATCAATAGTATTTGAAAAACTATCAACTCGAACTGTTGATGTGACTATGAAGTTCACACTTAGTGCACTTTGGAATCTTacgg atgaatCCCCTACAACATGCAAAGTTTTCATTGATGAAGGAGGGTTAgcattatatatgaatatattaaatacatttattgatgACAGTACTGTAGAAACTAAAGTACTTGGTTTAGTAAACAATATTGCTGAAGTACCACATTTGAGAAATATGTTATTCagtaatgatattattccTACTCTAAG ACGTTTGTTACGGTCAGAACAAATTGATGTAAGCTATTTTGCGGCTGGAATAATTGCTCATTTAGCATGTGAACCTAGTTGGGAAACATTTACTGTGAATAGTAAAGCTGAAGTTTTGGAAGAACTACGATATGCTGTTAAGCAGTGGGTACCGCCCGAGGGAGAAATGGTTGCATACAGGTCTTTCCAGCCTTTTATTGGGCTACTAAAATCAACCAAAACACCACAGGTTCAGCTTTGGGCTGCATGGGCAATACTTCATGTTTGTACTAAAAatg ctaaaaaatattgtgcaaTGCTTAATAAAGAAAATGGTGTTGATATTCTTCAACAAATTGCTTTGGATAAAACAGTCGATCATGAAGTGTGTGAATTATGCTATGGTATATTAGACTTGATGAATGAATTTAG gaAAGTTTCTAATCCAGTACAAcaaattgatacattttag
- the LOC113549075 gene encoding uncharacterized protein LOC113549075, whose product MCLSWIQACTAIHLLWSVLYISVGAVQIVAGIFFLFTVPVLRIGSNIWTGSWNVFFGVGGAVFSCVGDWTTAKQRGLLCLTVSILIMNIVNLIILEIGEWRYLTPESVKHIMSKEGLETLVLYARYTTSISTLVAIIGAFFDSQITFCCMLRVDKTQQNAEPDNNSDVDYIMPRVKSECVLRSNSTTRKTSDNNYGRSWVFEADGTTGPGGCPTYASTESLSALDHRPPAAVTATAAVCSRTVTLKRRAKPVTPVVIVEMDGTGGRPTQLMTSFSRTPSPVGLSESSSQDSVSAAAVAAVPIYECLEKLTEPSVYRSRLNTALSASIQEAIASGDRPPRSLSPRPPPAAEPVQYASLMEELQKTIGNRLSKHVESPEERFNAELDDALQDIQDLESPNGHSNDRTDDSSDSDAASMKTTKTVILNGKNADDLGYVSMRQDCAHLLSVYDQVECELPEELPEETNNNTIGLDVTVKTSSKGWKSLSTMLKRKHRAALTLIPEIEASIIKSECLAYLSDKELIERYDRNKMVHRQIEEKVWKQINGASETDSPC is encoded by the exons ATGTGCTTAAGCTGGATTCAAGCATGCACCGCCATACACCTGCTGTGGAGTGTGCTGTATATAAGCGTTGGCGCTGTCCAAATAGTAGCAGGCATATTTTTCCTTTTCACAGTTCCTGTTCTCAGAATAGGATCAAACATATGGACAGGGTCTTgg AACGTGTTCTTTGGAGTAGGAGGAGCAGTTTTCTCGTGTGTAGGTGATTGGACTACAGCCAAACAACGAGGCCTGTTATGCCTCACTGTGTCTATCCTGATTATgaacatagtaaatttaataatattggaaatCGGAGAATGGAGATACCTAACACCTGAATCGGTTAAACATATCATGTCGAAAGAAGGCTTGGAAACTTTAGTTCTATatg CTCGCTACACTACTAGTATAAGCACATTAGTAGCCATAATCGGCGCATTTTTCGATTCGCAGATAACGTTTTGTTGTATGCTACGTGTGGATAAAACACAACAAAATGCAGAACCAGATAACAATTCAGATGTCGATTACATTATGCCAAGG GTCAAATCGGAGTGCGTGTTGCGGTCGAACAGCACCACCAGGAAAACGTCGGACAACAACTACGGCCGTTCCTGGGTGTTCGAGGCGGACGGCACGACGGGCCCCGGTGGCTGTCCCACGTACGCGTCCACGGAATCGCTGAGCGCGCTCGACCACCGGCCACCGGCGGCGGTGACCGCGACCGCGGCCGTGTGCAGCCGGACGGTGACGCTGAAGCGCAGGGCCAAGCCGGTGACGCCGGTGGTGATCGTCGAGATGGACGGCACGGGCGGCCGGCCCACGCAGCTGATGACCAGCTTCTCGCGGACACCGTCGCCGGTCGGCCTGTCGGAGAGCTCGTCGCAGGACTCGGTGTCCGCGGCCGCCGTGGCCGCCGTGCCGATTTACGAGTGCCTGGAGAAGCTGACCGAACCGTCCGTGTACAGGTCCCGCTTGAACACCGCCTTGTCCGCCAGTATCCAGGAGGCCATCGCGTCCGGCGACCGGCCACCGCGGAGCCTATCGCCAAGGCCACCGCCCGCCGCGGAGCCCGTCCAGTACGCGTCGCTGATGGAAGAGCTGCAGAAGACCATCGGCAACAGGCTGTCCAAACACGTCGAATCGCCCGAAGAGAG attcaaTGCCGAATTGGACGATGCACTACAAGACATCCAAGATTTAGAATCTCCAAATGGCCATAGCAATGACCGGACAGATGATAGTAGTGACAGTGATGCAGCCAGCATGAAGACCACAAAGACAGTTATACTAAATGGTAAGAACGCTGATGACTTAGGTTACGTATCGATGCGCCAAGATTGCGCACACTTGTTGAGCGTGTACGACCAAGTAGAATGCGAATTACCAGAAGAACTGCCGGAAGAGACAAACAACAACACAATTGGGTTGGATGTTACAGTTAAGACTTCTAGTAAGGGTTGGAAGTCATTGTCAACAatgttaaaaagaaaacatagAGCCGCTCTAACTTTAATACCTGAAATCGAAGCATCCATTATAAAATCTGAATGTTTGGCATACTTATCAGATAAAGAATTGATTGAACGATACGATCGTAATAAAATGGTACACAGG caaaTCGAAGAAAAAGTTTGGAAACAAATTAACGGTGCTTCGGAGACCGATTCCCCTTGCTGA